Proteins encoded in a region of the Mucilaginibacter sabulilitoris genome:
- a CDS encoding RNA polymerase sigma-70 factor produces the protein MLKSPLSDDELWNAIRCDNELAFTALFDRYWVRLYKAAHRYLKDHEAAEEVVHDVFLNIWNRRHQLEIESFPNFLLTATRYQVYNRMRSAKSPIVLTASDVELNELLDHNIGEDHIKDQELQQELDQYLDQLPKRCQEIFYMSRINHLSNQEIAGKLGISKRTVENQITVALKHLRTCFKHMSTIIILGFIIR, from the coding sequence ATGCTTAAGTCCCCGCTAAGTGATGATGAACTATGGAACGCAATTCGTTGTGATAACGAATTGGCATTTACCGCGCTTTTTGACAGGTATTGGGTAAGGTTATATAAAGCGGCTCACCGTTATCTTAAAGATCATGAAGCCGCCGAAGAGGTAGTGCACGATGTTTTTTTAAATATCTGGAACCGCCGGCATCAACTGGAGATAGAATCGTTCCCTAATTTTTTGCTTACCGCTACCAGGTACCAGGTTTATAACCGGATGCGTTCGGCGAAATCGCCGATTGTTTTAACTGCAAGCGACGTGGAGTTAAATGAACTATTGGATCACAATATAGGAGAGGACCACATTAAAGACCAGGAACTGCAGCAGGAGTTAGACCAATATCTTGATCAGTTACCAAAGCGCTGCCAGGAAATATTTTATATGAGCCGGATAAATCACCTTTCGAACCAGGAAATAGCTGGTAAGCTAGGCATATCAAAACGCACTGTCGAAAATCAGATCACTGTAGCTTTAAAGCATCTGCGAACCTGTTTTAAACATATGTCAACCATTATCATATTGGGGTTTATTATCAGATAA
- a CDS encoding sugar porter family MFS transporter has translation MKSYTILISIVAALGGLLFGFDTAVIAGALHYLKPYFQLNDAEIGLIVAAASIGCIPGALFAGGLADKFGRKKLMIVTSLLYIIAAVGSGIAASFMQLVIYRFIGGVAIGMASTLAPIYISEVAPPSFRGRLGMLQQLAIVTGILLSFISNYLIVEASYSFLNNDNFWRYMLAAAVVPSVIFFVLLLLVPESPRWLVSKNKTTDAKKIFGSIYSEQESQEQVDLVAADIASESTPALKDVFSPRFRKVVIIGLVFAAVAQLTGINIVFYYAPLIFEKIHVGGSVLFQTILTGIVNLIFTLLAFPLIDRLGRKKLLLSGSVIMGLCMFALSALFYFNQLQNYFVLLTIFVYIGGFACTWGVVLWVYVAEIFPNKIRGTATSIAVFGNWVANSIVSLTFPIMLSQLGPVATFSVYGIINLSMVLFVSRYVFETKGVPLEKVEELYAKV, from the coding sequence ATGAAAAGTTATACTATTTTAATATCCATAGTGGCCGCGCTGGGCGGATTGTTGTTTGGCTTTGATACAGCAGTAATCGCGGGCGCTTTGCACTATCTGAAACCATATTTTCAGCTTAATGATGCCGAAATAGGACTTATTGTAGCCGCTGCATCAATCGGCTGTATTCCTGGTGCCCTGTTTGCGGGTGGTCTGGCTGATAAATTTGGCCGTAAAAAATTAATGATCGTGACTTCACTGCTGTATATTATTGCCGCGGTAGGGAGTGGTATTGCAGCCAGTTTTATGCAGCTGGTAATTTATCGTTTTATTGGTGGCGTAGCCATTGGTATGGCATCAACATTGGCGCCTATTTATATATCAGAAGTAGCGCCACCCAGTTTCAGGGGGCGTTTGGGGATGCTGCAGCAACTGGCTATTGTAACCGGGATACTATTATCATTTATATCCAACTATCTCATAGTCGAAGCTTCGTATTCTTTTCTCAATAATGATAATTTCTGGCGTTACATGCTGGCGGCGGCTGTTGTGCCTTCTGTTATCTTTTTTGTGCTGTTGCTGTTGGTGCCCGAAAGCCCAAGGTGGCTGGTGTCTAAAAATAAAACAACCGATGCAAAAAAGATATTCGGGAGCATTTATTCAGAGCAGGAAAGCCAGGAGCAGGTTGATCTGGTTGCTGCAGATATAGCATCTGAAAGTACCCCGGCATTAAAAGATGTCTTTAGTCCGCGTTTCAGGAAAGTCGTCATTATTGGTTTGGTGTTTGCAGCTGTTGCACAGCTTACGGGTATCAATATAGTGTTTTACTACGCGCCGCTGATATTCGAGAAAATACATGTGGGCGGCAGTGTGCTGTTTCAAACCATATTAACAGGAATAGTTAACCTCATATTCACCCTGTTGGCCTTCCCGCTGATTGACAGGCTTGGGCGTAAGAAACTGCTGTTATCCGGGTCGGTGATCATGGGGCTTTGTATGTTTGCATTGTCTGCCCTGTTTTATTTTAATCAGCTGCAAAACTACTTTGTGCTGCTAACCATATTTGTTTATATAGGCGGTTTTGCCTGCACCTGGGGAGTGGTATTATGGGTATATGTGGCTGAGATATTCCCGAATAAGATACGCGGCACCGCAACATCCATTGCCGTGTTTGGCAACTGGGTGGCCAATTCTATTGTTTCGCTTACATTCCCGATAATGCTTTCGCAATTGGGGCCGGTGGCTACCTTTAGTGTTTATGGCATAATCAATCTCAGTATGGTGTTGTTTGTAAGCCGATATGTGTTTGAAACCAAAGGTGTTCCGCTTGAAAAAGTTGAGGAGTTGTATGCAAAGGTTTAA